In Rhizobium oryzihabitans, one DNA window encodes the following:
- a CDS encoding phosphopantetheine-binding protein: MSEPVIAAGARLEAKMMTTELKAHLAKVLDDEVGDIGPNANLFGCGLHSLALMRLIPPLSQLAGTRLDYDDLARQPTLAAWQALIERSRAKH; the protein is encoded by the coding sequence ATGAGTGAGCCGGTAATCGCGGCGGGGGCGAGGCTGGAGGCGAAAATGATGACGACGGAACTCAAGGCCCATCTCGCCAAGGTTCTCGACGATGAGGTGGGGGATATCGGGCCGAATGCCAACCTGTTCGGCTGCGGGCTTCATTCGCTTGCCCTCATGCGCCTGATCCCGCCGCTTTCGCAACTCGCCGGCACGCGCCTTGACTATGATGATCTCGCCCGCCAGCCGACGCTTGCCGCCTGGCAGGCGCTGATCGAACGGTCGCGCGCGAAACATTGA
- a CDS encoding siderophore-interacting protein, with amino-acid sequence MSIAQSIETGVPDRTPKRHRYAVKLRCLDVARVEKLSRSMVRIVLTGPELEGFESLGFDDHVKMFFPLPGETEPNLPVIGPNGLEFPEGAPRPLARDYTPRSFDAEKGELAIDFATHHEGPASNWAKSAKVGDKAWIAGPRGSFTVPFTFDWHLLVADDTGLPALARRLEEMPEGTRVVALIEVETEADRLDIATKADASIIWVTPKAAGGADALTDALRALDLPKGDFFSWVACESKTAKDLRTLLVGEFAANPKWTRASGYWRRGASGVHDHFDE; translated from the coding sequence ATGAGCATTGCACAAAGCATTGAAACCGGCGTTCCGGACCGTACCCCCAAACGCCATCGCTACGCCGTCAAGCTGCGCTGCCTTGACGTGGCTCGCGTGGAAAAACTCAGCCGCTCCATGGTGCGCATCGTATTGACCGGGCCTGAACTGGAGGGCTTTGAGAGCCTTGGTTTTGACGACCACGTCAAGATGTTCTTCCCGCTTCCCGGTGAAACCGAGCCCAACCTGCCGGTGATCGGCCCGAACGGCCTTGAATTTCCCGAAGGTGCACCCCGCCCGCTGGCGCGCGATTATACGCCGCGCAGCTTCGATGCCGAAAAGGGTGAACTCGCCATCGATTTCGCCACGCATCATGAAGGCCCCGCCAGCAACTGGGCAAAATCCGCCAAGGTGGGTGACAAGGCGTGGATCGCAGGTCCGCGCGGCTCGTTCACCGTTCCCTTTACCTTCGACTGGCATCTGCTTGTCGCCGACGATACCGGCCTTCCCGCGCTGGCGCGGCGACTGGAAGAAATGCCTGAGGGCACCCGCGTCGTGGCCCTGATTGAGGTCGAGACGGAGGCTGACCGCCTGGACATCGCCACGAAAGCTGACGCTTCGATCATCTGGGTAACGCCGAAGGCCGCAGGCGGCGCCGACGCCCTGACGGATGCGCTGCGCGCACTCGACCTGCCGAAGGGCGATTTCTTCAGCTGGGTCGCCTGCGAATCGAAAACCGCGAAAGACCTGCGCACCCTTCTCGTCGGCGAATTCGCTGCAAATCCCAAATGGACCCGCGCTTCCGGCTACTGGCGGCGCGGCGCAAGCGGCGTTCACGATCATTTCGATGAGTGA
- a CDS encoding ABC transporter substrate-binding protein: MRFALLVAALLTAGSSLAAERTVTDAAGRTVSVPEQPQRIVVMHEPLLGVPLMDLGANVVGAYGRNSDGKFATAVDFIDTVLGEGRTKPKGFGAVGQIDLEKLRALQPDLIVATEMDSGKAEQLSTVAPVYLQKVSTGHTYGFSVEEDLSRLVGRSDAFAERRKIYDEKLAAVKKTLGEDAKGKTYLAILLTDQINAVGDMSGAVQALEDLGYARLKIDNATPSGGLGSTLTMPLSADAFGKLNPDLLVVMNSYNSPARGEAGTRAALEKIIPGWERFVKPAREGRIVFLDSTRVTTPSIPSALHTLDAVESWAGRR; this comes from the coding sequence ATGCGATTTGCCCTCCTCGTTGCAGCACTTCTGACCGCCGGAAGCAGCCTTGCGGCTGAGCGAACCGTCACCGATGCCGCCGGCCGCACAGTCTCCGTTCCGGAACAGCCGCAGCGCATCGTCGTCATGCACGAGCCTCTTTTGGGCGTGCCCTTGATGGATCTCGGCGCCAACGTCGTCGGCGCCTATGGCCGCAACAGCGACGGCAAATTCGCGACCGCCGTCGATTTCATCGACACCGTTCTCGGTGAAGGCCGCACGAAACCGAAGGGTTTTGGCGCAGTCGGCCAGATCGACCTCGAAAAGCTTAGGGCGCTGCAACCCGATCTGATCGTCGCAACGGAAATGGATAGCGGCAAGGCCGAGCAGCTTTCCACCGTGGCGCCCGTCTATCTGCAAAAGGTAAGTACCGGCCACACCTATGGCTTCAGTGTCGAGGAAGATCTTTCGCGTCTGGTGGGCAGAAGCGACGCCTTCGCAGAGCGCCGCAAAATCTATGACGAAAAACTTGCCGCCGTCAAAAAAACGCTCGGGGAAGACGCAAAGGGCAAGACCTATCTCGCCATCCTGCTGACCGACCAGATAAATGCGGTGGGCGACATGTCCGGTGCGGTGCAGGCGCTGGAGGATCTGGGTTACGCGCGGCTGAAAATCGACAACGCCACCCCATCGGGCGGGCTGGGTTCGACCCTGACAATGCCGCTCAGCGCCGATGCTTTCGGCAAGCTCAACCCGGATCTCCTGGTGGTGATGAACAGCTATAACAGCCCCGCCCGTGGCGAAGCCGGAACGCGCGCCGCACTTGAAAAGATCATTCCCGGCTGGGAACGCTTCGTCAAACCGGCACGCGAGGGCAGGATTGTTTTCCTCGATTCCACCCGGGTGACGACGCCATCGATCCCCAGCGCGCTCCACACGCTGGACGCGGTGGAGAGCTGGGCAGGCCGCCGCTAA
- a CDS encoding FecCD family ABC transporter permease — protein sequence MKRQFATDGKAVLRLPSGLQIGIGNLKAGLALILLALALVAISVSLGNTQTGLIDLLRGLAGGHLGEDQAYALWTVRLPRILLGFMAGWSVALAGAMLQSVARNPLADPGLFGLSQGSMTTIMLLLVLVPAAPKTMVALAAVGGGLAVAFLLIALVGRERSSGLAILLMGIAIESALSSVSSVLLLYTPTETSLSLADWMAGSLFQANWPIILVFAPLFAASLAGIFLIGRALAVFDLGNEMAMALGETVKHSRPLVIVFAVILSSASVTAVGPLTFLGVIAPHLATFVSPAVGRARLFLSGLTGGILVVTADTLSRGLVADTPMPIGLALTLIGVPLFILTLRLQALRRINSH from the coding sequence ATGAAGCGGCAATTCGCCACCGACGGCAAAGCGGTCCTGCGGTTGCCGAGCGGTCTGCAGATCGGCATCGGCAACCTGAAGGCCGGCCTTGCGCTGATCCTGCTGGCGCTGGCGCTGGTCGCCATTTCCGTCAGCCTAGGCAATACGCAGACGGGTCTCATCGACCTCCTGCGCGGCCTTGCCGGCGGGCATCTGGGCGAGGATCAGGCCTATGCGCTGTGGACGGTGCGGCTGCCACGCATCCTGCTTGGTTTCATGGCCGGCTGGAGCGTTGCGCTGGCCGGCGCCATGCTGCAATCGGTCGCCCGCAATCCGCTCGCCGATCCCGGCCTGTTTGGTCTGAGCCAGGGATCGATGACCACCATCATGCTGCTTCTTGTGCTGGTGCCAGCGGCACCCAAGACCATGGTGGCGCTTGCAGCCGTCGGCGGCGGTCTGGCCGTGGCCTTCCTGCTCATCGCGCTTGTCGGGCGCGAACGTTCGAGCGGTCTCGCCATCCTGCTGATGGGCATCGCAATCGAATCCGCCCTCTCCTCCGTCTCCTCAGTGCTTCTGCTCTACACGCCGACGGAAACCTCGCTTTCGCTTGCCGACTGGATGGCGGGTTCGCTGTTTCAGGCGAACTGGCCGATCATCCTCGTATTCGCGCCCCTCTTCGCGGCCAGCCTTGCCGGCATTTTTCTCATCGGTCGGGCGCTTGCGGTTTTCGACCTCGGCAACGAGATGGCCATGGCGCTCGGTGAAACCGTCAAACATTCGCGCCCGCTCGTCATCGTTTTCGCCGTTATCCTCAGTTCCGCTTCCGTCACTGCTGTCGGCCCCTTGACCTTTCTCGGAGTCATTGCCCCACATCTCGCCACCTTCGTGTCGCCCGCCGTCGGCCGCGCCCGGCTTTTCCTGTCGGGGCTCACCGGCGGCATTCTGGTCGTGACTGCCGATACACTCTCGCGTGGGCTGGTGGCCGATACGCCGATGCCAATCGGCCTTGCGCTGACACTGATCGGCGTGCCGCTTTTCATCCTCACGCTGCGCCTGCAGGCGCTGCGCCGCATCAACAGCCACTGA